TGACGCGGTTCATCCGGGGCTACGCCGCCGGGGAGCTGACGTCGAGATCGGTCCTGCGCGAGCAGCGCCGCTGGATCGAGGGGGCGTCCGAACCGGCCGGGCCCGGCCGCAACAGGGCGGGACTGGCCATCTTCCGCTACGACACGCGCTGCGGGGTGGTCCTGGGCCACACGGGGAACTTCCCCGGCTACACCCAGCTGATCGCCGCGACCCCCGACGGCCGCAGATCCCTCACCTTCTCGCTCACCACCCAGGTGAACAGGACGCTCAACCCCGAGCTGCTGGAGAGGCTCCGCGCCGTCGAGGAGAACGCGGTCTGCGCACTGCTCGGCCCCCGCCGCCGCTGAGCACGCCACACTCCCCGCGCCCTGACACGCGCCTCGCTCCGGGCTCAGCGCCGCAGATGGGCCAGCACGTCGTCCGCGACCGGATACGGCCGTTCCGCTGGAAGCAGCGCGGCGGCCGCGTCCAGGTCACGGGCCCGTACGAGGCCGTGGACCTCTCTGGCGAGCGGCGTCACGTCCTCGATGCCGACGATCCACTCGTCCGCGTACCGCGCCGCCGCCTCACCCGACAGGCCCAGCTGGAGCGAGCGGTACGGCAGCGGGGCGAGCCGCAGGTCGCGCTCGGGGTCCCACTGGACGCGGGCGGGCGACCGGCGTACCTCCCGCTGCCAGGCGGCCCGGCTCTCGTGCAGCTCGGGGACGTAGTGCGAGAGGCAGGAGTGGCGCAACGCCCACTCGAAGCCCTCACGGCTGATCTCCACGGCCAGAACCGTCTCCTGCCCCTCCTTCAGACCCCAGCCGCAGCGGTACATCATCCAGAGGAAGGACGGCTTGATCCAGGTCATCCGGTCCCGCTTCCACGTGGCCGGGAACCGGCCGTTCCGCGCGGCCGGGCCGCCTATCTCCGGGCGGTACGCCTGGTAGACGGTGACCGTGTCGGCGGTGTGGCGGGCACGGACGCGGAACCTGGGCTCGGTCGCTGAGAGGCGTTCACTTTCAGTCACGGGCACCAGGTTCGGTCACGGCGACGCCGCCGGGCCACCGAATATCCACGGCCGACGCGCGGCCGGTCACGGGCCCGACAGCTCCGCCGTCCCGGAAATATCCCCCATCCGAGCGCACGCCCCTTGGCGTGGCGCGTGTCCTGCCCCAAGACTGAGCCGA
This genomic stretch from Streptomyces deccanensis harbors:
- a CDS encoding DUF4291 domain-containing protein, with amino-acid sequence MTESERLSATEPRFRVRARHTADTVTVYQAYRPEIGGPAARNGRFPATWKRDRMTWIKPSFLWMMYRCGWGLKEGQETVLAVEISREGFEWALRHSCLSHYVPELHESRAAWQREVRRSPARVQWDPERDLRLAPLPYRSLQLGLSGEAAARYADEWIVGIEDVTPLAREVHGLVRARDLDAAAALLPAERPYPVADDVLAHLRR